The Flavobacteriales bacterium genome contains a region encoding:
- the guaB gene encoding IMP dehydrogenase encodes MSTAEDRIIEEGLTYDDVLIVPSYSDLLPKDVKVTSMFTRNIPLNAPIVSAAMDTVTEARLAIAIASEGGIGILHKNMSIKSQAAEVRKVKRSESGMIQDPITLLEDAKVKDALKIMHDYKIGGIPVIDGSNKLVGIVTNRDLRFEKDLEKDVRDVMTKENIITVEEGTGLDVAEEILQKHKIEKLPVVDGGNRLIGLITYRDISKVKINPNSCKDSFGRLRVAGAIGIAADTMDRVDALVAAEVDAVAIDTAHGHSKLVIDLLKKIKEKYPNLDVVVGNIATAEAALELVKHGADAVKVGIGPGSICTTRIIAGIGVPQLSAVFNVAAALEGTGVPLIADGGVRFSGDIVKAIAAGASSVMLGSLFAGVDESPGETIIFEGRKFKVYRGMGSLEAMQKGSKDRYFQESEMDAKKLVPEGISGRVAYKGTLSEVLYQLIGGLKAGMGYTGSATVEDLAKAKFMKISPAAITESHPHGVAITREAPNYSR; translated from the coding sequence ATGTCAACAGCAGAAGATAGAATTATTGAAGAGGGACTTACATACGATGATGTATTAATCGTTCCGTCATATTCAGACTTATTACCGAAAGATGTTAAGGTAACATCGATGTTTACTCGGAATATCCCATTAAATGCACCAATTGTTTCTGCAGCAATGGACACCGTTACCGAGGCAAGATTAGCAATTGCAATTGCTAGTGAAGGAGGCATTGGGATCCTACATAAAAACATGAGCATTAAGTCTCAAGCCGCTGAGGTTAGAAAGGTGAAACGTTCTGAAAGTGGAATGATTCAAGATCCAATTACGTTATTAGAGGATGCCAAAGTAAAAGATGCTTTAAAAATAATGCACGATTATAAAATCGGCGGTATCCCTGTAATTGATGGTTCTAATAAGTTGGTTGGAATTGTAACGAACAGGGATTTAAGATTTGAAAAAGACCTAGAAAAGGATGTTCGAGATGTGATGACAAAAGAGAACATTATCACTGTAGAAGAAGGGACAGGTTTGGATGTTGCTGAGGAGATTTTGCAAAAACACAAAATTGAAAAGCTACCTGTTGTAGATGGGGGTAATCGACTAATCGGATTAATTACTTACCGGGATATTAGTAAAGTAAAAATAAATCCAAACTCATGTAAGGATTCTTTTGGTAGGTTGAGAGTTGCAGGAGCAATAGGTATTGCTGCAGATACGATGGATAGAGTGGATGCTTTAGTTGCAGCCGAGGTAGATGCAGTCGCAATTGATACAGCTCATGGTCACTCTAAGTTAGTTATAGATCTGTTAAAAAAGATAAAAGAAAAGTATCCGAATCTTGATGTAGTGGTAGGGAATATCGCAACAGCGGAGGCTGCATTGGAATTAGTTAAGCATGGAGCGGATGCTGTTAAAGTAGGTATTGGGCCAGGTTCTATTTGTACTACACGAATAATTGCAGGAATTGGTGTTCCGCAATTGTCGGCAGTATTTAACGTTGCAGCGGCATTAGAGGGGACAGGAGTACCATTAATTGCTGATGGTGGAGTTCGGTTTAGTGGGGATATTGTAAAAGCAATTGCGGCAGGGGCAAGTTCTGTTATGCTTGGTTCATTGTTTGCAGGTGTCGATGAATCTCCAGGAGAAACAATAATTTTTGAAGGAAGAAAATTTAAAGTTTATAGAGGAATGGGCTCGTTGGAGGCTATGCAAAAAGGATCAAAAGACAGATATTTTCAAGAATCGGAAATGGATGCGAAAAAACTAGTCCCTGAAGGTATTTCTGGACGAGTAGCTTACAAAGGAACTTTATCAGAAGTTTTATACCAGTTAATTGGTGGTCTGAAAGCGGGGATGGGTTATACTGGATCTGCTACGGTTGAAGATTTGGCAAAAGCTAAGTTTATGAAAATATCTCCAGCGGCAATCACTGAAAGTCATCCTCATGGTGTGGCAATAACACGTGAAGCACCTAATTATAGCAGATAA
- a CDS encoding gliding motility-associated C-terminal domain-containing protein: protein MLTITIITLVSLVALMYVDIESDVQSFGVYRLDPSTGMFDSLGVEPLVNSEFVFRDENVNTSESSYYYKLVVFNACGHNVDSSNIVQTIKLEAEGQEDISSSLSWNAFRGWDNGVSEYVIYLGIDSVFDGSSVEIVSGETLKYQDYIPNDANGYGRFCYYVEAIGYSNGLDEFAGVSRSNVSCANQEVLFDTIANVFDPTSEIYVNRTFGPIASFIFNEGYQFFIFNRWGELIFETKDPYEKWTGKYKGSLCPSSVYAYLIYYRSASGESRHKKGTVTLVYLNSSY from the coding sequence GTGCTGACCATCACCATAATCACCCTTGTCTCCCTTGTTGCCTTGATGTATGTGGATATAGAAAGTGATGTGCAATCATTTGGTGTGTACAGGCTAGATCCAAGTACAGGGATGTTTGACTCCCTAGGAGTAGAACCATTAGTTAATTCTGAATTTGTCTTTAGAGATGAAAATGTCAATACCTCAGAAAGTAGTTACTATTACAAGTTGGTTGTATTTAATGCCTGTGGGCATAATGTTGACTCATCGAATATTGTTCAGACAATAAAGCTAGAAGCTGAAGGACAGGAAGATATCTCTAGTAGTCTGTCTTGGAATGCATTTAGAGGCTGGGATAATGGGGTAAGTGAATATGTAATTTATTTGGGAATAGATAGTGTTTTTGACGGTTCTTCCGTTGAGATAGTATCAGGAGAGACATTAAAATATCAAGATTATATTCCCAATGACGCAAATGGTTATGGTAGGTTCTGTTATTACGTTGAAGCGATTGGTTATTCAAACGGATTGGATGAGTTTGCTGGTGTGAGTAGATCAAATGTATCTTGTGCAAACCAAGAGGTATTGTTTGATACGATAGCCAATGTCTTTGATCCAACAAGTGAAATTTATGTCAATCGAACATTTGGGCCTATAGCGTCATTTATATTTAATGAAGGGTATCAGTTCTTCATCTTTAATAGATGGGGAGAGTTGATTTTTGAAACAAAGGATCCCTACGAAAAATGGACGGGTAAATACAAAGGTTCATTATGCCCTTCAAGTGTGTACGCATATCTCATCTATTATCGCTCTGCATCTGGGGAAAGCCGTCATAAGAAAGGTACCGTTACGCTGGTCTATTTGAACTCATCTTACTAA